TGGGTGAGTTAATTTCTTGGTCATGCTTACACTCAATGCATGGCCCTTTGGGGCTCACACCTACAGGGGAGGGTCTCTGTTTATACTTCCCCCTTTAGGCAAGCACTACGCCTTATCTCTTGGCCTTCATACTCTGTGCGGTCATAAAAACTGAAGTCCAAGTTCACAGCTTCAGCAAATGCCTCAAAGTTCAAGCCAGTTTCAGATCTCTACGTAGCTCTTTAGGTTCCCTCCGTCATGTGTGTTTGATCtgaatttcttttcagttattatcAGCCtattaatgcttttaaaaagatttaaaaaggagTTTAAATATACAGAGTTTTGATATACAGAGTTTTTAGTTGTTTCCAGTAGGAGAACCAGTCAAAACAATCTCCAGTATCATCTACTGATTCTCCTTTTTATCTCTGTGATTGTTTCTATTTATTGTCCTTCATAGATTTTTGTTCCTCCAACTACTCCTTGTGTTGTTATTCCCCAGTTTTTAAGTTACCTCACTTTACATCCTAATCATTTTCatcccctttaattttttttcttcaccaaaGCTTATCAGCTTTCTATATCTGATGTGGATAACTAGTACTTCACCTTGAATGGGAGACTGGCTCTCGATGAGACATCACAAACCCTCAACTTGGGGAGAATAGGGGCAGAGGGCCTTGAACCTGTTATGCCCCTTTCTCTCCTCAGGGAGCCATCTGTGCCCCTCTACTTTTCTCCTCTGCCATCAGAGAAATGTGGGGGTGGCTTAAGGGGCCCAGAGTCCCCTCTTTCAGGCCAAGGCAAACTCTCATCACTGGAACAGTTATTGGGCACCAAGCTGGTGCAAGACATGGATTTTGCAGTAAGGCGGGGAGATggtaaaaatgtgtaaaataagctCTCTTTCTTTTAAACGCTTCCAGACTAGTTAAGATTGTAATGTTTGTGTTTCACATAATCTAATAGGGAACATAATTAGGAATTTTGACTCTAATGTCCTCTGGCTAGGAGTCATTAGAAGAAGGCAAAGTAATTCAAGGATAATTCTAGTGCCCTTTGGACCCCATCATATTTTCTGCTTAATACTTTCAGATGGATTTTGAAATCAAAATTTCATAAATGAATTACAATATGGATAATCCACCCATAGAGTACTGAGAGTCAACTAAATGTCTAGGGGTAATACTGATCTGAGGAAATTACGTTTTCAGTTcatctaatttatttcactttatgaGAGATGTTGATCGAGTTATAAGCATCAAGTGTACTTTGTAATATAAGCGAATTACTCCATTAATAGAATTTAAATTCTAAACCAGAATTTTTGCCTTAGCCTCTCTTACATTTGgaatattgtttaaatatttattcaaaaggGAAATGAGACCTGAAAATTAATCATTATAAATatgaagtattaaaaaataagagttaacatttattgagtgcttacccCTAAGTGCAATTTACAATAATTTgtttaatctttataataaccACTTGAGagaagtactattattattttacagatgaatctgaaatgtatacattttagcTACTATGAAAAGGAATAGCATTGTTATATGTGAAAGGATGGCAGACTGGGGATTTGtggaagtatttttatttcttttgaatttatcTCATTTTGAATTATTGGGAAAGCCTCAGGAAAATCTAGGGGGAaatctgttaattattttttaaagttttcgtACAAATCAGAGCTATTAGGTGTTCATACATCTGTACCACAGACgtgaacattttaaagataagacaaTACCACCGGTGATAACTTGCTAAAGGAAGAAGGTTTATTGACTACAAAGAATTGACGGCATTTTCTGTACGGTAATCAAATGAGTCATCACATTTGTACGTGACGTTCTTCCAAATGAATGGGAAGATACTATTGATGATGCTATTGATTGCCCAGATAGAGATTATATTTCAGTAACAGAAAGACAGGAGGACAGACTTTTTCTTAGACTTGCTCATTTTTCCAGACAGATACGTAATGCCTTCTCTTCTCAGAGAGTATCTGGCATACGCTCTCCCTTGCGTATCAAATTAATTGCTTGGAGATTTCTCTTCCAGGGAATGGAGCCTGGTGGTAAGTATTTTGCTGCGTTGGTCTACCTCCTCAAGGACTTTCTTAACCACTATGGGTTTGGCTGgatctaaaaattaaattttaaaagaagattttaGAGAGCTGAAACAAGATAAGTAAgatcacaatagctaaaatgtggaagtaacccaattaacagatgaatgggtaaacaaaatatggtatatccatacagtggactattattcaatcttaaaaaggaaggaaattctgacacatgcttcaACATGGATGAGTCTTGAGGATATTATgacaagtgaaataagtcaatcacaaaagacaaatattgtatgatttcacttatatgaggtacctagtatagtcaaattcatagaaagagaaagtagaatggtggctgctaggagctgggaggaggaggaaatggggagctATTGTTTAacaggtatagagtttcagttttgcaagatgaaaagagttctagagatggacagtggtgatggttgcacaacaatatgaatgtacttgaTGCCACTGAACCGtaaacttaaaatggttaagatagaaaattttatgttctgtgtatcttaccacaataaaaaaagtggaaacaaagtAAATGATAAGAAGTTACATCATTAAAGGAATAATAGGATTTTTATATAGAATGGGCTATGCAGCAAGCACAAATAGACTCATTTTGGGGGAATTTTGATTTCTTGGTTAACTAAAAATGTGATGACATAACACTTTAAAATTAGCACACATCACTAAAGTTAGACATCTAGCACACACTAGTATctactacaaatatttattatgtctGTCCTTACTGAGCCCTGAGAGTATGAAAATGAAGTAGTATAACATAAAACCAGAATCCCCTTTTAATTACCTTTGATTTGGTTTCCCACATTTCCAGATCCATAATCTTTAGACTTGTAACCTCCAGACTTGCAAGCCCTGTGGACACAAATGGTTGAAAATGTCACAAAAGACAGTGACTTAGAGAGAAACCCTTAAACTCTAGAGtcactcttctgttttctttagttGTTTGGTGAGAAGAGTTTCAGTGGGTTACACAGTTGAAACTACTTTGCTGTAGTATCAAGAGGTGGTCTTTTGAATTTTCTCACCTTAAATATGGGGCTGTGGCACTTTGGTTTTGTAAGATATGGCTAATTTGTATCTTGGCAGTAGCATATTATGTTTAATACTTAGCATGCATGATAATAAATGTGGTCATTTCAATTTATGTTCACTTTCCAGGGATCTAAGTTTCAAGCAGATTTTGGTATGTTGCATCTTCCCTGTAAAGTATTCCACCTACCCTTCATCTCCGCCGATGAGGAGACAGTAGGTCTCAATTTCTTTTTCCAGGTGGACCTTGATGTCCAGGAGCTGCTCGTACTCTAGTTTCTGGCCCTCGGTCTCGGTTCTGACCTGGTGCAGCTGCTCCTCCAGGGCCCCGATCTGAGCCTGAATCTGGGCCAGCTGTGCACAGTAGTTGCCCTCAGTTTCCGTCAAGGAGCACTCCAGGGAGTGTTTCTGTTAGGAAACAGTAAAGAATCTGGGACGTATATACAGACACGCAGGCATGTGTTTTGATAGATGACTTTCTCCTCTTGTTACCTTTGCCTATaattgttttagatttcacattgACATGTAGTTAAGAAGACTCTAGGAAACTCTTAAGAAtcagcaaatttttctttttttgtagaatAAGCCTAAAGACATTGATGATGTTGTTTTAGCTGCTACATAAAATAACATTCTTTTCTTACGTTCTAagttaattacataaaaatacatatggaTATATTCTCAACACAGTTAAGGGCTTTAACATCAACTGGCACACACTTAAAATGATAACCTAGGAgcttaatttacaaaatatgtatatatatacaaatagctcatacagcttaatataaacaaacaacccaatcaaaaaatgggccgaagacctaaataaacatttctccaaagaagaaatacagatggccaacaggcatatgaaaaggtgctcaacatcgctaattattagagaaatgcaaatcaaaactacaatgaggtatcaccttacatcagtcacaatggccatcatcaaaaagtctacaaataataaatgctggagagagcatggagaaaagggaaccctcctacactattggcgggaatgtaaattggtacaggagtatggaggttccttaaaaaactaaaaatagagttactgtatgatacagcaatcccactcctgggcacatctCCAGAGAAAATacttattcaaaaagatacatgtatgccaacattcatagcaacactatCTACAATACCCAAAACATAgacgcaacctaagtgtccatcaacagataaatggatgaagaaaatgtggtatgtatacacaatggaatactactcagccataaaaaggaatgaaatcatgccatttgcagcaacatggatgcaactagagattatcatgtaagtgaagtgtcagacaaagaaatatatgatatcacatatatgtggaatctaaaaaaaatgatacaaatgaacttatttataaaacagaaacagattcacaaacatagaaaacaaacttatggttaccaaaggggaaaggtggggaagggATACATTAGGATCTTGggtttaacagatacacactactttatgtaaaatagataaacaaggtcctactgtatagcacagggaactatattcaatatattgtaataatctataatggaaaagaatctgaaaaagaatatatgtataatatacatatactaAATGCTAGTTATTATGATAATTATATCATCGTAGAAGTTGGAATCTAAGTCTATATATCTGTTTTGCAGTTTTGCAGTCTGTCTctctatatatctgaatcactttgctgtacacctcaaactaacacagtgttgttaATCAACGACAcgtccattaaaaaaagaaaagaaaacaaaaaagataacctAGGAGGTGGTAAGAGACCATCCTTTTCATACCGTGGCTAGGAGAGACTGAAGTTCAATTTCCAGTGTTTGGAGATTGCGCTTCATCTCCGTCAGCTCATTCCGGGCTGAGGTGGTGGCTCCCACGTCCTCAGAAATCTGCTGCTGCAGCGAAGCGCTCTGAAAAGGTGTAAGGGAGGGAGCAAACCTTAGTTTTGTCAACATCGCTCAAACGCAGAGGGAGTGTTTTCGGGATAAGACTCACCTTTTCGTTGAACCAGGCCTCCGCGTCCCGGCGGTTCTGCTCCGCCAGGGCTTCGTACTCGGCCCGCATGTTGTTCAGCAGAACCGTGAGGTCCACGCCGGGCGCCGCGTTCATCTCCACGTTCACGTTGCCTCCCGCCGCGCACTGCAGGACTTGCATTTCCTAGAGGCGGGTGAGAGGTTGGCTCAGCCGCGCAGGGATGTGGTAGAAAGTCTCGAGACTTAGCTTTGCTAGGATTCTTAGAGTTCCTCTGGGTCCACCTCCCAGGCTGTGCAGGGACCTCTACATTTTGTATTTCCTGTCTCATGAAGTAGCCTGTTTTGTTCATGCAAAGTTTTAATTGCTCCAAAGCTCTTTCTTATGGTGAATTTAATTCCTGCTCCTTTAACTCCAATTCAGTGGTTTTCGTTCTGTTACACAGAaaagtcttattttcttttccaaatgaaagTCCTTAAGATATTTAAAACGAGTTATCCTTATctcttattctatttatttatagctgAAATGTCTCCACCTTGGTGGACTGGTCTTGGTTTCACTTAGAGACCAGCTTGGATGTGTTCTCCACTCAGCTGTATCCTGACCACAGACAGCATGAACACGGCCCAAGGGCTGAGTCTGAAGAATTCTGAGCAATTGAAATAattacaagtaaataaatatttgtttatatatttatatttatttataatcataagcatattaatttatttacaattaCTAAAGGGAGCATATCATCTTCTAAAGAATTCTAGCTGTTTATTAAGCTGTTAAGCTTACACAGGGACGTTACGGTGTCATGGTGGACTCGGGTGTCACACAAACCTCTATGTGATCTCTGGTTCTGTCCTAGAGTGCTTAGGTGAACTTGGGAAAatgcttaactttttaaagtctcgattttcagataagaaaatcagaataaaaaagTATCCTTCTCTGGCTGGTTGAAAGATGTGAAAGAAGTGTTAGTAATAAGAGCTTGCAATACTACCTGCCGTGTATATGCTAAATACATGCTCGTTACTACAATTACCGTCATCATAGATGCTGGAATCAGTTTTATATCCAGAGTCTACTTACGATTGCATCTGAGGTGTGGGCTGTTGGGAGGCACTGAGTCAGTTCTAAGATTGTGGGTGGCAGACATCGCTGCTAAGACTGTATGTTGAAACAGCAGGGATCAACTTCTGTCTCTGCTGCGGGAACCCTCCTCCCTACCCACATCCCAGACCCTGGATTGGACTGAATGATGATAatgaggctttcttttctccctggTGGTCCCTATACCTTCTCTTTCTCCAGGTGGGGTTTTTACTTGGGATTTAGTGAAAACGTCCTCAGtgcaagcagaaagagaaaaagataaaaaagatgcaTATGGGTTTGTCTGTgagtgaattatttaaaaaatcaattgcattcaATTCATTAAAATTTGGTTGCATAGCTACCATGGACTATAAACATACCTGAACCCACATATCCATATTAATGTTGTTTTTTAAGTAGTTATCTTTTCAAGACAGCATCATGGCTAATCAAGTAGCGTTCTCAGCTTGGTCTCCAGCTTTGAGCATTTGGCTTGACTCTAGAATTTTTTTGGCTGTCTAAAAACATCAAGTTCGTTTTCAAAGAATAACAATTTTCCCAGAAAATAGTGGTTCTGAAAGCAGCCCCCTAAATGTGTCTTGGAGTTGTGGCTGTATGACTTAATTGCAAATCTAACTTTCAACTGTGACCACTTTGGAAGTGTACTATTTATTTGGAAGTGTTCATTTTGATATAACACCTTAATTTCGGTCCCATTATTTTTATAGCCATACCTTTTAAGAATATACGTTAATATTAAGTATATATGCTTAATGTGTGTATGAAGTAAATGTTTAAGTGTTTTAAGTCTGTCACTGTTTTATAGACATCTTCATCTGGTTTTCTTAAGGTGTCCttaaagtatatttattatatctaaTTAGATGTAATCTCCTAAGTGTGCCATTTTAACTTAGCTATAATTATTGGGTTGGCAAAAAAGTTCgttgtaagatgttacagaaaaatctgaacaaactttttggccaaccgaATAACTAGCCAAAACACACCTCTCGTAAGCCTAATTGGTGTGGAAaacaagattcttttttttttggggggggcggtttgacatatacacactactgtatataaaatagataactaataagaacctattgtatagcacagagaactctagtcaatactctgtaatgacctatatgggaaaagaatctaaagcgtggataaatgtatatgtataaccgattcactttgctgtatagcagaaactaacacaatattgtacatcaactgttctccaataaaaattaatttaaaaaaaggattccttttttcccccatgggAAACTTGATGCAAGATCAAGTGTAACCTGTACGAATACTTCACCACTTTTACAGACAACTCAGGCTCCTGCCTTTCTGATAGTTGGTCTTTAGTGCCAATTTCTTATTTAAGACATCAATTATGTTATCTCCTGTTAGATGGATAGTGTCTGCAGAGGAATGGCCACATGGTAGTCAGCTCTTACCTCTTTATGGTTCTTTTTGAGGTAAGTCAACTCTTCACTCAGGGTTTCGTACTGAATCTCCAGGTCTGTTCTGCATAGGGTGATTTCATCCAGAACTCTGCGAAGTCCATTGACATCACTCTCTACGCTCTGGTGAAGAGCCAGCTCATTTTCATACCTTAAAGAGTGTTAATAATTTTCCAGTTTATCAGATGGTTGGAGAAATAGTCACAGATCAATGATCAAATGCTagaattctgaaattttaaagtgatgaaCTTGGCCatgaaagacattttcaaagtttattgtaacataattgttttattttgaggTATTCTTTGGCAGAAAAACAGCTAGGGTATTGGACAGTACTTTTATAGCAGttcatacctttttttttggccacaccgcatggcttgcaggatcttagttccctgactggggatggaATCCGAGGTTTCAGCAGTGAGAAGgcgagtcctaaccgctggaccaccaggggattcccatATAGCAGTTCATGCTTTATATTTCATAgccaaagtataaaaaaataataatattctctTTGTTTTAAATCCTAGTGTTTTACAGTGTTGGAGTAAGAGTCGGTAATATTTAAGGAGggatcaaaaaataaattcaatttaatGCTTCTCATTGACCTCATGAATTCTTTTCACTCTGTAAGGCTACTTACTTGAGTCTGAAGTCATCAGCTGTCAGCCTGGCATTATCGATCTGCAGAACAGCATTGGCATTGCTGGTGGTGGAAGTGATGATCTAGAAGCAGGAAGTTTGACTTTTTAGAGGCAATTTatcacaaccaataaaaaaaaaactaaagtgtgtgtttttttttaagattaggaaatggaaataatcaaaattaatataattacaaGATAGTGACATTTTCATCATGACTACTGAGTCTACTTAGTGCTTATTTCCAGTGCTAAATTGAAATTCCCTTTAAGAAGTCACAAGTAGGAACGAGAAATGTTTTTAGTATTCAGTCAAAGAAAAAGAACGTTTAGAAATAAAACTACATAAAAAGGATGGCAAAATGTAAACTCGTACCTGATTTTTAAGATCCTCAATTATTGGGAAATACCGACTATAGTCGTGATCAAGACCACGACAAGAACCAGGCCCAAATTTCTCATACCAGCCCTTGATCTTCTGCTCCAGGTCAGCGTTGGCCTCCTCCAGGGCGTGCACATTCTCCAGGTAGGAGGCCAGGCGGTCATTGAGATTCTGCATGGTCACCTTCTCGTTGCCAGAAAGGAGGCCCCCCTCATTTACAGTAAAGCCAGCACAGGGGTTGCCCCCCATGGCATTTCCTCCCGATGAGCTGCCCCCGAAGGCACATGAGAAACCGCTTCCAATTCCAGGCATGCTGCAAGCATTTCCAGCCCCAAAGTAGGCTCCCCCTCCGGAGAGCCTGAGTGATCCTGCAGTGGGACAGGGACTGGCCCTCCTGGATCCACTGGGAAGTCGAAGAGACATGGTATCAGTGCAGGTGTGGCACAGAGCTGTATTTGTGAAAGCCGGAATGCAGTGACTGCCCGTCCCAGCCCTTCCGTTGGTCTTTTTATAGACAATTCTCAAGTGTGTTCTGGATGAAATTCTGCCTACATAGAGTCAAACACAGCTTGCTGGCCTCAGCAAGTTAGCATAATTGGATGATTTTTCCTAATTAGTAGCTAACTTTGCTGGGCTCATTTCTGTAGGAGGGCAGTTGCCCCCAGGTCGGTGGTTATCTGAGAAATGGGTCTGGGTGGAGCAATTTCAGCTtccttattacatttttaaattgcgAGTGAGTCATTTCTTACTTCCCTCCTTAGAAGATAAAACTCACCAGTCCATCACACAATAAAAATCTGGCGTTGTGATTTGGGGCTATTACGCCAAGGCAGATTTAGATGTTTCTGAGACTTTCACGGCTTTTGTTTTTACAATTCTTCCCACATAAGTAGAAAACAGGACTGTAATCGTTATTTCCCCAATTTGGAACTTAATCACCAACTTTCCCCTCAACTCTTGCCACTGTTTCTGGTGGGAAGTTAATTTCCATTTTGGCTGACATGCGCTGTATTTTGTTGACACTTACGTATGTCTGGGGTAGTTGTCTTCTCACATCCATTTTGGTAATTAGGAACACACCCCTAATTGCTGTTATGGGTTGTGGGAATCTGGAAGGACATTAACTTACTTCCTGACCTTGCAAAATTTGAAGCAAACCTGGAAGGAAATATTTCATCTGTTTCTACTTCATTGTGGTTTAGCGTAGGTGAAAGTCATCAGTAAACTATTTACTAGATGTGGAttcccatatattttatttattcatttatttgtttattactattattattatttttaaatggggaCAAAGTGGTTCaatagctttatatatatattttttagaatgtacaatttggtattttttcttattagtaatgtgtatatggcaatcccaatctcccaattcattccctctcaaccctccccgctttccccacccaTATCCTTTTGAAAACTCtaaatattatggaaattttGGGAAAGTCTGGAAATCGGCTTATGGATAAAATTTGCATGAACATTTATTATGTGAGGCTATTGTGAAAATATGggttaattcattcatttatttaaaacctactatgtgtcagtcaTTGTTCTGACTCTTGtgataagtagaatcatacattgtttgtccttttgtgactggcttacttcacttagcataaagtctTCGAAGTTCATCCATGTAGTAGCATGTGTCAGATTTTCCtccttttagtgctgaataatagtccattgcatgtatataccatattttgcttatccattcatcagtcagtGGACACAGGTTGCATCCACTTTTTAGCTATATtaaataatgcagctatgaacatgGGTACATAAATATATGTTCCAGTCCTTGCTTACACTTTTTATGGGAGTATACCCAAAAGtaggatgactggatcatatggtaat
The DNA window shown above is from Hippopotamus amphibius kiboko isolate mHipAmp2 chromosome 17, mHipAmp2.hap2, whole genome shotgun sequence and carries:
- the KRT25 gene encoding keratin, type I cytoskeletal 25, giving the protein MSLRLPSGSRRASPCPTAGSLRLSGGGAYFGAGNACSMPGIGSGFSCAFGGSSSGGNAMGGNPCAGFTVNEGGLLSGNEKVTMQNLNDRLASYLENVHALEEANADLEQKIKGWYEKFGPGSCRGLDHDYSRYFPIIEDLKNQIITSTTSNANAVLQIDNARLTADDFRLKYENELALHQSVESDVNGLRRVLDEITLCRTDLEIQYETLSEELTYLKKNHKEEMQVLQCAAGGNVNVEMNAAPGVDLTVLLNNMRAEYEALAEQNRRDAEAWFNEKSASLQQQISEDVGATTSARNELTEMKRNLQTLEIELQSLLATKHSLECSLTETEGNYCAQLAQIQAQIGALEEQLHQVRTETEGQKLEYEQLLDIKVHLEKEIETYCLLIGGDEGACKSGGYKSKDYGSGNVGNQIKDPAKPIVVKKVLEEVDQRSKILTTRLHSLEEKSPSN